The following proteins are encoded in a genomic region of Molothrus aeneus isolate 106 chromosome 14, BPBGC_Maene_1.0, whole genome shotgun sequence:
- the TSC22D3 gene encoding TSC22 domain family protein 3 isoform X2, with translation MSTGMYQSPMEVAVYQLHNFSISFFSSLLGGDVVSVKLDNSASGASVVAIDNKIEQAMDLVKNHLMYAVREEVEVLKEQIKELLEKNSQLERENSLLKTLASPEQLEKFQSRLPAEVLCPEEQSPGVAAPAQHSGGSAV, from the exons ATGAGCACCGGCATGTACCAATCCCCCATGGAGGTGGCTGTCTACCAGCTCCACAACTTTTCcatctccttcttctcctccctgctcGGGGGGGATGTAGTCTCCGTGAAGCTCGACAACAG CGCCTCCGGAGCCAGCGTGGTGGCCATTGACAACAAGATCGAGCAGGCGATg GATCTTGTGAAAAATCATCTAATGTATGCTGTGCGGGAGGAAGTGGAGGTCCTGAAAGAGCAAATCAAGGAACTGTTGGAGAAAAACTCCCAGCTGGAGCGTGAGAACAGCCTCCTGAAGACCCTGGCCAGtcctgagcagctggagaagtTCCAGTCCCGGCTCCCAGCAGAGGTGCTGTGccctgaggagcagagccccGGGGTGGCTGCCCCGGCTCAGCACTCCGGGGGCTCTGCGGTGTAA